Genomic window (candidate division TA06 bacterium):
TAGGATGCATTCGCCCGGATATGGAACAGGTAGTCCCAGTCTGATCTCGTTGAGTCCCATGAGTCTCTTCCCTTCGGCGATGAAGCGGTAGTCGCAACAGAGAGCCAGGATACAACCACCTGCTACGGCATGCCCTGTTATTGCAGCTACCGTCGGTTTTGATAAGGTATACAAATCCATGCATACTCGATTGAATGTTCGATAGAAAACCTCGAGGTTCTTTCGAGTAAACCCGAGCAGTTGGGGAATATCAAAGCCCATGGAAAAAAACTTGTTATTGGAACCGGTAAGTACAACACCGTGCACGTCTGAATCGTCCCTTGCTCTGCATACACTGTCACCCAGCTCATCAAGGAATTGCAGGTCCAGCGCATTTATCACGCCCTTGTTCAACTTCAGTATTGCTATCCCATCCTTATGCTCTGCTCGAACCAGTTCCATAACCACACACCTTTCCTAATGACAGATTGCCGTTCCGCCTGCCACCCACTCTGAACGATGCTTAAGGACTTGGGCTTACTTCTTCATCCGAACACAATTGCAGAATCCGTCAATGTTAGCACGGCGGGGTGAACATATCAAATTGAAAAACAGGCTGAGAGCCCATGTTACAGCTCACAACTTACAGTTTATTGCCTCGCTCAGCTGATAGCTGACAGCTTACTTGAAATGCAAAACCTGGCACCGAAAAGGTGCCAGGCCATTTTGGGCAGTGTGGTTACAGCTATCTCTTCTTCTTCTTATGCCTGTTACTTTTGCTTCTTTTTTTTCTCTTGTGTGTGGCTATCTTCTTTCTTTTTCTTTTCTTACCGCAAGGCACCGCTACATATCTCCTTCCTATACAACCCTTGCCTTAAGGAGTCTCGACGGCTTAAACGTCGGAACCAACCTTGAGGGTACATGAACTGGAGACCCAGTCTTCGGATTCCTGGCAACTCTGGGCTTCCTCTGTTTGTTCTTGAATACTCCCAGCCCCCTTATCTCCACCCTGTGGTTATCTTCAAGGGCTTTACACAATGCGTTCAAGAATGCATCTACGATGACTGCCGTGTCCCTTTTTGTAAATCCGGTTGAAGTGGCAACATACTCCACCAGATCCGCTTTCGTCTTCGTCATCGTCGCCTCCTCTCTGTCGTTCTTTTGCCATTCTGTCGAACACGGCCCTTAAAGCGCGTGTTCGAGGGGATCTAACGCCCACAACCCTCGCACGTGTCTGCGGAACAGCTGCTACATGAGTCGCCTGAAGAATCCCCCCGCACCCTAAAGGTGGAGAATAATCTCTTGAGTTTTCTGGACCTACACCCCTTACATCCGAGGCTTTTCAAGTCCTTTTCTGTAAAGATCAAAAACTCCATCTTCTTTCCGCACTCGCAACACAAGTACTCATATATGGGCATTCAGGCTGCTCCACGGAATTTGACCGAGATTATCTCACCTAGGCTAACCATTGTCAAGCAAAAAATTTACGGCCTTTTTCGACCCCTTTTTTCCGGGCGGCTAAGACCCCAGCTCCCCCCTCAAGAATTGACCAGTGTAGGAGGATTTGCACGCAGCCACCTCCTCTGGAGTCCCACATATCACAACTCTGCCTCCGTCTTCGCCTCCTTCAGGACCCAGATCTATGATGTAGTCAGCGCACTTAATAACATCCAGATTGTGTTCGATTATGAGCACCGTGTTCCCCTTGCTCACCAGTCTGTCCAGGACAGTGAGAAGCATTCTGACATCTTCAAAATGGAGTCCGGTGGTCGGTTCATCCAGAATATACAGAGTATTGCCTGTTGCTATCTTTGACAGCTCTTTGGCCAGTTTCACTCTCTGCGCCTCGCCGCCCGAGAGTGTCGGTGCTGGCTGTCCGATTCTAATATAGCCAAGCCCAACATCGTAAAGGAGCTGGAGTTTTCTCTTTATCTTGGGAATCTTGTCAAAATGGCGCATCGCTTCTGTCACTGTCATATCGAGCACATCAGCTATGGACTTGCCTTTAAACTCTATGTCAAGAGTTTCTCTATCATAGCGCTTCCCCTTGCACACCTCGCAGGTCACGTGCACATCAGGCAGAAAGTGCATTTCTATTCTGATTATCCCGTCCCCTTCACAAGCTTCGCATCTACCGCCCTTTACGTTGAAGCTGAATCTCCTGGGCTTGTACCCGCGCATCTTTGACTGCGGAAGGTTCGCATAAAGCTCTCTTATATAAGAAAAAACTCCAGTATAGGTGGCAGGATTTGACCTCGGAGTTCTTCCTATCGGCGATTGATCTATGTTTACGACCTTATCTATCTGCTCCAAGCCCTGGATGCTTTTGTGCTTTCCTACTGGATGACGCGAATGATAGAAATACTTCGCCAGAGCCCTGTAGATGATGTTGTTCATCAGGGTAGATTTCCCTGAGCCGGAAACCCCGGTGATGCATACGAGAAGACCCAGAGGAATCTCCACGTTGATCTTTTTCAAGTTGTTTTCCCGGGCACCGAGAATCGTCAGGACCTTTTCGTTCCGTTCTCTCCTCTTTCCTGGTATCGCAATGGAAGCCTTCCCGGCAAGATAGCGGCCAGTAAGAGACTTTCTACTACGCATTATCTTATCCGGCGGACCAGTGGCAACAACTTCTCCTCCATTCTCGCCCGCTCCTGGCCCCAGATCAATAATATGATCGGCCCTGAGAATCGTCTGTCTGTCGTGCTCTACGACCAGCACAGTGTTGCCAAGATCTCTGAGCCGGCAGAGCGTGTCCAGGAGTCTTCTATTGTCTCTCTGGTGTAGTCCAATGCTCGGCTCATCAAGTATGTAAGTTACCCCAACCAGGCGGGACCCAATCTGAGTAGCCAGTCTTACCCTCTGTTCCTCACCTGCAGATAGCGTCTCAGAAGTTCTCTCCAGGGTAAGGTAGTCAAGACCTACATTCTCCAGAAAAGACAGCCTCTCCCTTATCTCTTTAACTACCTCACCGGCAATGTGCTTCTCTCTGCCAGCAAGCTTCAACTCGGAAGAGAAGAATCGACTAGCCTCTTTAATAGACATCCCGACCACGTCATGAATGTTCTTTCTCTTTATAGTTACAGCAAGGCTCTCTTTTCTCAATCTGGCTCCATCACAGGCAGGGCAGGCCTGCACGGTCATATACTTTTCTATCTCGCTTCTTACCCAATCAGAATCTGTCGTTCTATATCGTCTCATAAGCCTCGGCACG
Coding sequences:
- a CDS encoding enoyl-CoA hydratase/isomerase family protein — translated: MELVRAEHKDGIAILKLNKGVINALDLQFLDELGDSVCRARDDSDVHGVVLTGSNNKFFSMGFDIPQLLGFTRKNLEVFYRTFNRVCMDLYTLSKPTVAAITGHAVAGGCILALCCDYRFIAEGKRLMGLNEIRLGLPVPYPGECILRQVVGERYAREIMYTGEFYRPEKSFRLGLVDRVLPVKKVLSMSINKAKSIGVLSYEAFGMIKHNRVEAVEAQIRKHLTQREKFYLDCWFSERAHELLTEMAKKF
- a CDS encoding integration host factor subunit beta — encoded protein: MTKTKADLVEYVATSTGFTKRDTAVIVDAFLNALCKALEDNHRVEIRGLGVFKNKQRKPRVARNPKTGSPVHVPSRLVPTFKPSRLLKARVV
- a CDS encoding zinc ribbon domain-containing protein, whose translation is MPIYEYLCCECGKKMEFLIFTEKDLKSLGCKGCRSRKLKRLFSTFRVRGDSSGDSCSSCSADTCEGCGR
- the uvrA gene encoding excinuclease ABC subunit UvrA, yielding MPKQSIVIKGAREHNLKNIDVEIPRDRLVVITGLSGSGKSTLAFDTIYAEGQRRYVESLSAYARQFLGVMQKPSIDSIEGLSPSISIQQRSASKNPRSTVATVTEIYDYLRLLFARIGIPHCYKCGREISSQTPQQIVDSVMNYAPGKRISVLAPLIMGRKGEHKDLMLRARKRGYIRARVDGWVVELETIPDLERHKKHTIELVVDRIVMKEGIRSRLADSVATALKESGGIVVISGSDGKDQIYSQAFACVECGVSYQELTPRMFSFNSPYGACTACHGLGTKMEIDSEQIIVSEELSIPEGAVGPWGEPSVQLLEKLVYLAREYDFDLDSPFRDLPERVKEIIFFGTENQSDQTTGTWEEFQGVVPRLMRRYRTTDSDWVRSEIEKYMTVQACPACDGARLRKESLAVTIKRKNIHDVVGMSIKEASRFFSSELKLAGREKHIAGEVVKEIRERLSFLENVGLDYLTLERTSETLSAGEEQRVRLATQIGSRLVGVTYILDEPSIGLHQRDNRRLLDTLCRLRDLGNTVLVVEHDRQTILRADHIIDLGPGAGENGGEVVATGPPDKIMRSRKSLTGRYLAGKASIAIPGKRRERNEKVLTILGARENNLKKINVEIPLGLLVCITGVSGSGKSTLMNNIIYRALAKYFYHSRHPVGKHKSIQGLEQIDKVVNIDQSPIGRTPRSNPATYTGVFSYIRELYANLPQSKMRGYKPRRFSFNVKGGRCEACEGDGIIRIEMHFLPDVHVTCEVCKGKRYDRETLDIEFKGKSIADVLDMTVTEAMRHFDKIPKIKRKLQLLYDVGLGYIRIGQPAPTLSGGEAQRVKLAKELSKIATGNTLYILDEPTTGLHFEDVRMLLTVLDRLVSKGNTVLIIEHNLDVIKCADYIIDLGPEGGEDGGRVVICGTPEEVAACKSSYTGQFLRGELGS